The Pseudorasbora parva isolate DD20220531a chromosome 16, ASM2467924v1, whole genome shotgun sequence genome includes a region encoding these proteins:
- the tle3a gene encoding LOW QUALITY PROTEIN: transducin-like enhancer protein 3-A (The sequence of the model RefSeq protein was modified relative to this genomic sequence to represent the inferred CDS: deleted 1 base in 1 codon), which yields MYPQGRHPAPHQPGQPGFKFTVAESCDRIKDEFQFLQAQYHSLKVEYDKLANEKTEMQRHYVMYYEMSYGLNIEMHKQTEIAKRLNAILAQIMPFLSQEHQQQVAQAVERAKQVTMTELNAIIGVRGLPNLPLTQQLQAQHLSHAAHGPVALPPHPSGLQPPGIPPVTGSGSGLLALGALGSQPHLPVKDEKNHHDLEHRESTNNSISPSDSLRTTSEKHRGSSDYSLDSKKRKVEDKDNMSRYDSDGDKSDDLVVDVSNEDPATPRGSPAHSPPENGIDKPRPAKKDTPNSPASVASSGSTPSSKNKEHGHNDKSSTPGLKSNTPTPRNDAPTPGTSTTPGLRPILGKMDALAAPALRTPLSYPTPFAMMSHHEMNGSLTSPGVYAGLHISPQMSAAAAAAYGRSPMAGFEHPHMRAPGLPASLTSISGGKPAYSFHVSADGQMQPVPFPPDALIGPGIPRHARQINTLSHGEVVCAVTISNPTRHVYTGGKGCVKIWDISQPGSKSPVSQLDCLNRDNYIRSCKLLPDGRTLIVGGEASTLTIWDLASQTPRIKAELTSSAPACYALAISPDAKVCFSCCSDGNIAVWDLHNQTLVRQFQGHTDGASCIDISHDGTKLWTGGLDNTVRSWDLREGRQLQQHDFTSQIFSLGYCPTGEWLAVGMESSNVEVLHHTKPDKYQLHLHESCVLSLKFAYCGKWFVSTGKDNLLNAWRTPYGASIFQSKESSSVLSCDISADDKYIVTGSGDKKATVYEVIY from the exons atgtatccACAGGGCCGGCATCCG GCGCCCCACCAGCCTGGTCAGCCGGGCTTCAAATTCACAGTGGCGGAGTCCTGTGACAGGATCAAAGACGAATTTCAGTTCCTGCAAGCCCAGTATCACAG TCTTAAAGTGGAGTACGACAAACTGGCCAATGAGAAGACCGAGATGCAGCGCCATTATGTCATG taCTATGAGATGTCCTATGGGCTGAACATTGAAATGCACAAACAG ACTGAGATTGCCAAAAGGCTCAATGCGATTCTTGCCCAGATAATGCCTTTTCTGTCACAAGAG CACCAACAGCAGGTAGCACAAGCTGTTGAACGTGCAAAGCAAGTGACAATGACTGAACTAAATGCTATCATCGGGGTACGTGGACTTCCCAATCTGCCTCTCACC cagcagctcCAGGCCCAACACCTTTCTCATGCTGCCCACGGCCCTGTGGCTTTACCTCCCCACCCTTCTGGCCTTCAGCCACCAGGAATCCCACCAGTCACCGGCTCTGGCTCGGGCCTGCTGGCTCTGGGAGCCCTGGGAAGTCAGCCACACTTGCCGGTGAAGGATGAAAAAAACCACCATGACCTGGAGCACCGAG AGAGCACG AACAACTCCATCTCCCCATCAGACAGCCTGCGCACAACCAGCGAGAAACACCGTGGCTCCTCCGATTACAGCTTGGACTCCAAGAAACGCAAAGTGGAGGACAAGGACAACATGAGCCGATAT GACAGTGATGGAGACAAAAGTGATGATCTGGTTGTTGATGTTTCCAACGAG GACCCTGCTACACCCAGGGGCAGCCCTGCCCACTCCCCTCCTGAGAACGGCATTGATAAGCCCCGCCCAGCAAAGAAGGATACGCCCAACAGCCCTGCCTCGGTGGCCTCTTCCGGAAGCACC CCCTCCTCTAAAAACAAGGAGCATGGCCAT AATGACAAATCCTCCACGCCCGGTCTTAAGTCCAACACCCCCACGCCTCGTAACGATGCCCCCACCCCGGGTACCAGCACCACCCCTGGGCTGCGGCCCATCCTGGGCAAGATGGATGCTCTAG CCGCCCCTGCTCTGCGCACCCCCCTCTCTTACCCAACTCCCTTTGCCATGATGAGCCACCATGAGATGAATGGCTCACTGACCAGCCCTGGAGTCTATGCCGGTCTTCACATCTCTCCTCAGATGAGTGCAGCCGCTGCTGCTGCCTATGGACGTTCGCCCATG GCAGGTTTTGAGCACCCTCATATGAGAGCTCCCGGCCTCCCTGCCAGCCTCACCTCAATCTCTGGAGGAAAACC agccTACTCTTTCCACGTCAGCGCTGACGGACAGATGCAGCCCGTGCCCTTCCCTCCCGATGCTCTCATCGGTCCAGGTATCCCACGTCATGCCCGTCAGATTAACACACTCAGTCATGGGGAGGTTGTGTGTGCCGTGACTATCAGCAACCCCACTCGCCATGTCTACACTGGTGGAAAGGGCTGTGTTAAGATCTGGGACATCAGTCAGCCTGGAAGCAAAAGTCCAGTGTCTCAACTTGACTGCCTG AACAGGGACAACTACATTCGGTCCTGTAAGCTGTTGCCTGATGGCCGCACTCTTATCGTCGGAGGTGAGGCCAGCACTTTGACTATTTGGGATCTTGCCTCCCAGACACCCCGCATCAAAGCTGAGCTGACCTCCTCTGCGCCAGCCTGCTATGCGCTGGCCATCAGCCCCGACGCCAAGGTGTGCTTTTCCTGCTGCAGCGATGGAAACATCGCCGTCTGGGACCTCCACAACCAGACCCTCGTCAG GCAATTCCAAGGCCACACAGATGGTGCCAGCTGCATTGACATCTCTCATGATGGCACCAAGCTCTGGACAGGTGGCCTTGATAACACAGTTCGCTCCTGGGACCTGAGAGAGGGCCGGCAACTCCAACAGCATGACTTTACGTCTCAG ATCTTCTCCCTGGGCTACTGTCCTACAGGCGAGTGGCTGGCCGTCGGCATGGAAAGCAGCAATGTGGAGGTGCTCCACCACACCAAGCCTGACAAGTACCAGCTGCACCTTCATGAGAGCTGCGTTCTCTCTCTCAAGTTTGCCTACTGTG GTAAATGGTTCGTGAGCACTGGGAAGGACAATCTGTTGAATGCATGGAGGACTCCCTACGGCGCCAGCATATTCCAG TCAAAGGAATCATCCTCGGTCCTGAGCTGTGACATATCAGCTGATGACAAGTACATTGTTACAGGCTCTGGAGACAAAAAGGCCACGGTGTATGAAGTGATCTACTAG